Proteins co-encoded in one Gossypium arboreum isolate Shixiya-1 chromosome 11, ASM2569848v2, whole genome shotgun sequence genomic window:
- the LOC108473457 gene encoding uncharacterized protein At4g38062 has product MAMEKVYEELEEVKFENEKLRSDLKSKAELYEHLKKFQNEQSTKLHEASSKIEKQAQQVLEKEEEISVVTRTNEDLKCNLKEKESIIKHLNAANDKLRAERDGKNQKREQEIGRLVLALDEANEKSIDQEQKMDMLKAEIEGLKAHLLVSQKKHSEAEKKAKNQKDPRERDDVLVKVEEDMKKVEHQLKWKEEQFKHLEEAHDRLRNQFKESEKEWEKEKCTLFDEISSLQTRLDSQIRITGDLQSRLQMCNQALAHEETRRKYLEVEISEFKTRFEKSFAECQDAKSHLECLNSQRDKEVATLRHLLGTKESFYKEMEYRVVKLEQENQELLASLKELQETRIQEAGNSSLSKLKNKLKSVEQMHKDCSSNLRTKQAEWNSEREEMMKKLNDYSSQLKTKDAALNVLEMELESCLSSAVQLKLQNEEISIMMVLLKSGMFEAQLKLANAEAELGLHQKEGMENLSVLRQQLEMKNTALANAQRDITEKRERNAILSRKVDTLAQLEDKHQLMEKEVNTCKTILKESSKCQLRLKEQALQMETDSKEKIREVCDALDVANSQLAEEQEKVASLLSRVESLDLIEGQRFLVQKELERYKERLEEASRRQIHLEEQALQREIESKEKLSEVCNALEAAKSELSKERERAVSLTKRVESLDHLEEQWLQKQDEVERYKKMLEEACRSQSQLEDQVGHMKKEFGEKLEAAFNALETVKSELAKERERTASLMKRVEQWALRQKDLDKYKERFEESYRCQLQLEEKISQIERDSERKLTEACNALEKANSELVEKVCKGHEIEFESWIWKSISERLKVDLEESQELRKQLEASLLAQVGVGEIIKKEKDDLIRITKEKDQEILSLQQHMVTLEQELQARELRAVSSAEDSILQITREHDRVLEDLRREIDLLEEESLRRELEGAAYAHIGAERSFVREKGNILQLVKEKDERIDGLMQVVRSMEEDFNGSLNSFSSELTEKQEHIKLVHEAWEQIASAEILAKLEIEEKKLMIAELEDDIHYIQEKLFSQEKSVSDSKQLALTIEAELEAKHLEMKNLTDQMEERLRTSEASVDELRTEKANLLEDIMKLSTERDNLVGCIGGLNDSLGEFSSEDAQLMRILGRIVQSFDLSDTKGSNELYDCPKENKRSLPASPATKKTSSIFEERSPFRQLN; this is encoded by the coding sequence atggcAATGGAGAAGGTTTATGAAGAGCTAGAGGAAGTCAAATTTGAGAACGAGAAGCTAAGGTCAGATTTAAAAAGCAAAGCTGAATTGTATGAGCACTTGAAGAAGTTCCAGAATGAGCAGTCAACAAAGCTCCACGAAGCGAGTTCAAAAATCGAGAAGCAGGCGCAACAAGTTCttgaaaaagaggaagaaatctcAGTGGTGACGCGAACTAATGAAGATCTTAAATGCAATCTGAAAGAGAAAGAATCTATCATCAAGCATTTGAATGCTGCCAATGATAAGCTGAGAGCCGAGCGTGACGGGAAGAATCAGAAACGGGAGCAGGAAATTGGAAGGTTGGTATTGGCTTTAGATGAGGCGAATGAGAAGAGTATAGATCAAGAGCAAAAAATGGACATGCTTAAGGCAGAGATTGAAGGCCTCAAAGCTCATTTGTTGGTTTCGCAGAAGAAGCATTCAGAAGCAGAGAAAAAGGCCAAAAATCAGAAGGACCCGAGAGAAAGAGATGATGTGCTGGTCAAAGTAGAGGAAGACATGAAGAAGGTTGAACATCAGCTAAAATGGAAGGAGGAGCAGTTTAAACACCTAGAAGAAGCACATGACAGGCTCCGAAATCAGTTCAAGGAGAGTGAGAAAGAGTGGGAGAAAGAAAAATGTACTTTGTTCGATGAGATTTCTTCGCTGCAGACAAGACTAGATTCTCAGATCCGAATTACAGGAGATCTCCAAAGCCGGTTGCAGATGTGCAACCAAGCCCTGGCTCATGAAGAGACCCGAAGAAAGTACCTGGAAGTTGAAATTTCAGAGTTCAAAACACGCTTTGAAAAGTCTTTTGCTGAATGCCAGGATGCAAAGTCTCACCTAGAGTGTTTGAATTCTCAGAGGGACAAAGAAGTTGCAACTCTGAGACATTTGTTGGGCACAAAGGAGTCCTTTTATAAGGAAATGGAATATCGAGTGGTGAAACTAGAGCAAGAAAATCAGGAGTTGTTGGCTTCTTTAAAAGAACTCCAGGAAACTAGAATTCAAGAAGCTGGAAACTCTTCTCTTTCAAAACTAAAAAACAAGCTCAAAAGTGTGGAGCAGATGCACAAGGATTGTTCATCGAATCTCAGAACTAAACAAGCTGAATGGAATTCTGAACGGGAGGAAATGATGAAGAAATTAAATGATTACAGCTCTCAGTTAAAGACTAAAGATGCCGCACTTAACGTGCTTGAGATGGAACTTGAAAGTTGCCTTTCTTCAGCCGTTCAATTGAAATTGCAGAATGAGGAGATTTCCATAATGATGGTACTATTGAAGTCGGGGATGTTTGAGGCCCAACTGAAACTTGCAAATGCCGAGGCTGAGCTTGGTCTCCATCAGAAAGAGGGGATGGAGAATCTTTCTGTTCTGAGGCAGCAACTGGAGATGAAAAATACTGCTCTGGCCAATGCTCAGAGAGACATTACAGAAAAACGTGAGAGGAATGCAATTTTATCCAGGAAGGTTGATACCTTAGCTCAACTCGAGGATAAGCATCAGTTGATGGAGAAAGAGGTCAATACATGCAAAACAATTCTCAAGGAATCATCCAAATGTCAACTTCGGTTGAAAGAGCAAGCTTTACAGATGGAGACTGATTCAAAAGAAAAAATCAGAGAAGTCTGTGATGCTTTAGATGTGGCAAATTCTCAACTGGCAGAAGAACAGGAGAAGGTAGCATCTTTGTTAAGCAGAGTTGAATCGTTGGATCTTATTGAAGGACAGCGATTCCTGGTGCAGAAAGAGCTTGAGAGGTATAAAGAAAGGCTTGAGGAGGCATCTAGGCGTCAAATACACTTGGAAGAGCAAGCTTTGCAGAGGGAAATTGAATCCAAAGAGAAGCTTAGCGAAGTTTGCAATGCGCTTGAAGCAGCAAAATCTGAATTGAGTAAAGAACGAGAGAGAGCAGTGTCTTTGACGAAAAGGGTTGAATCTTTGGATCACCTTGAAGAGCAGTGGCTCCAGAAACAGGATGAGGTTGAGAGATATAAGAAAATGCTTGAGGAAGCATGTAGGAGTCAAAGTCAGTTAGAAGATCAAGTTGGGCATATGAAAAAGGAATTTGGAGAGAAACTTGAAGCAGCTTTTAATGCTTTAGAAACTGTGAAATCTGAATTGGCTAAAGAACGTGAGAGGACAGCTTCTTTAATGAAGAGGGTTGAACAGTGGGCTCTGAGGCAGAAAGACCTTGACAAGTACAAGGAAAGGTTCGAGGAGTCATATAGATGCCAACTTCAATTAGAAGAGAAAATTTCTCAGATTGAAAGGGACTCGGAAAGGAAACTGACAGAAGCTTGCAATGCTCTGGAGAAAGCAAATTCTGAATTGGTTGAGAAAGTTTGTAAAGGACATGAAATTGAATTTGAGTCATGGATATGGAAATCTATTTCTGAGAGGTTAAAAGTTGACCTTGAAGAAAGTCAGGAATTGCGTAAACAACTAGAAGCTTCTCTTCTTGCGCAAGTAGGGGTTGgagaaattatcaagaaagaGAAAGATGACCTTATCCGTATAACCAAAGAGAAAGATCAGGAAATTTTAAGCCTCCAGCAGCATATGGTGACACTTGAGCAAGAGCTCCAAGCAAGAGAGTTAAGAGCAGTAAGTTCAGCAGAGGACAGCATTCTTCAAATCACAAGAGAACACGACAGGGTCTTGGAGGATCTTCGGAGAGAGATTGACTTGCTGGAAGAAGAATCACTCAGAAGGGAACTAGAAGGTGCTGCATATGCACATATTGGTGCAGAGAGAAGTTTCGTGCGTGAGAAGGGGAACATTTTGCAGCTtgtaaaagagaaagatgagagaATTGATGGTCTCATGCAGGTTGTAAGGTCGATGGAAGAGGATTTTaatggctcattgaattcctTTTCCTCAGAGCTTACTGAGAAGCAGGAACATATTAAACTGGTCCATGAAGCTTGGGAGCAGATTGCCAGTGCTGAGATTCTGGCTAAGCTCGAAATCGAAGAGAAAAAGTTGATGATTGCGGAGTTGGAGGATGACATTCACTATATACAGGAGAAACTGTTTTCACAAGAAAAGTCCGTGTCTGATTCAAAGCAACTAGCATTAACTATAGAAGCTGAATTGGAAGCAAAGCATTTGGAAATGAAGAACTTGACTGATCAAATGGAGGAAAGGCTGAGAACATCAGAGGCTTCTGTTGATGAGCTTAGGACTGAAAAGGCAAATCTTCTCGAAGACATAATGAAGTTGTCTACGGAGAGAGACAATTTGGTTGGATGTATTGGAGGCCTAAACGATAGCCTCGGTGAGTTCTCCAGTGAAGATGCTCAACTGATGAGAATCTTGGGAAGGATAGTGCAGTCTTTTGACCTCTCGGACACAAAAGGTAGTAATGAACTTTATGACTGTCCGAAAGAGAATAAGAGGAGTCTTCCAGCTTCTCCAGCAACCAAAAAAACCAGTTCCATCTTCGAAGAAAGGTCACCATTTAGACAGCTCAACTAA